A single region of the Microcella sp. genome encodes:
- a CDS encoding PadR family transcriptional regulator has protein sequence MTLRHSLLAVLTLGPAYGYQLHAEVVERTRRDAPLNVGQVYSTLDRLRRDALIEDAGSTPDNLPLYQLTDAGAIEARMYLTEPDLADWHDMVERVLLAISLPGNHLPTLIANFRTLWAPRRGTSDEVVDPTGGASQAAAQHAARLLQSAALAWLDSLPDIDPWPLRTDRRRRGRRAVDAAHPPA, from the coding sequence ATGACGCTGCGACACTCCCTCCTCGCCGTTCTCACGCTCGGGCCGGCCTACGGCTACCAGCTGCACGCCGAGGTCGTCGAACGCACCCGCCGCGACGCGCCCCTCAACGTCGGCCAGGTGTATTCGACCCTCGACCGCCTTCGTCGCGACGCGCTCATCGAAGATGCCGGCAGCACACCAGACAATCTGCCGCTGTATCAGTTGACCGACGCGGGAGCCATCGAGGCGCGCATGTACCTGACCGAGCCCGACCTAGCCGACTGGCACGACATGGTCGAGCGTGTGCTGCTCGCGATCTCGCTTCCCGGCAACCATCTGCCCACCCTCATCGCCAACTTCCGCACGCTCTGGGCGCCCCGTCGCGGCACGTCTGACGAGGTCGTCGACCCGACGGGCGGCGCCTCCCAGGCCGCCGCGCAGCACGCCGCACGACTGCTGCAGTCAGCGGCCCTCGCCTGGCTCGACTCGCTGCCTGACATCGACCCCTGGCCCCTGCGAACCGATCGCCGCCGTCGCGGCCGGCGGGCTGTCGACGCAGCGCATCCCCCAGCCTGA
- a CDS encoding DUF3145 domain-containing protein, whose product MADATARGVLFVHSAPRALCPHIEWAAGRAIDRAVNFEWIEQPALKGAQRTEFVWEGERGTGAKIASALRGWEHLRYEVTEDAGLGTDGGRWMHTPDLGIFFAQTDVAGNTVIPEDRIRYAMEVAGSNALELHRELRLALGQAWDDELEAFRHAGDGSRVVWLHRAG is encoded by the coding sequence GTGGCTGATGCAACGGCTCGCGGAGTGCTCTTTGTGCACTCCGCTCCTCGCGCGCTCTGCCCCCACATCGAGTGGGCTGCCGGTCGCGCCATCGATCGCGCCGTGAACTTCGAGTGGATCGAGCAACCCGCGCTCAAAGGTGCCCAACGCACCGAGTTCGTGTGGGAGGGCGAGAGAGGCACGGGCGCGAAGATCGCGAGCGCCCTGCGCGGGTGGGAGCACTTGCGCTACGAGGTCACCGAAGACGCCGGACTCGGCACCGACGGCGGCCGCTGGATGCACACGCCCGACCTCGGCATCTTCTTCGCGCAGACCGATGTCGCCGGCAACACCGTGATACCCGAAGACCGCATCCGCTACGCGATGGAGGTCGCGGGCAGCAACGCACTCGAACTGCACCGTGAGCTGCGACTCGCCCTCGGACAGGCCTGGGATGACGAGCTCGAAGCCTTCCGCCACGCGGGCGACGGCTCACGCGTCGTGTGGCTGCACCGCGCTGGCTAG